One Methanotorris formicicus Mc-S-70 DNA segment encodes these proteins:
- a CDS encoding 30S ribosomal protein S3, whose protein sequence is MIERIFVDDNIKEMLIDEYFKKALAKAGYSHMEIRKTPIGTKITIYAEKPGFVIGRRGKRVKELTETLENTYKVDKPQIEVKSIDDPNLDPEVVAQKIASSLERGMHFRRVAHAAVRRVMNAGAKGVVVIISGKLTGERARTEKFMAGYMKHCGDPSETLVRKAFKLAKLKLGVIGVTVKIMPPDIVLPDEVIIKDEEIKEVSEEVME, encoded by the coding sequence ATGATTGAGAGGATATTCGTAGATGACAATATCAAAGAGATGTTAATTGATGAGTACTTTAAAAAGGCATTAGCAAAGGCAGGATACAGCCACATGGAGATTAGAAAAACACCTATTGGAACAAAAATAACAATATATGCAGAGAAACCTGGTTTTGTCATTGGTAGAAGAGGAAAAAGAGTAAAAGAATTAACAGAAACTCTTGAAAACACATACAAAGTAGATAAACCACAAATTGAAGTTAAATCCATTGACGATCCAAACTTAGACCCAGAGGTAGTTGCACAGAAAATTGCATCCTCATTAGAAAGAGGAATGCACTTCAGAAGAGTCGCTCACGCAGCAGTTAGAAGAGTTATGAATGCAGGGGCAAAAGGTGTTGTTGTAATCATTTCTGGAAAATTAACTGGAGAGAGAGCAAGAACAGAAAAATTCATGGCTGGATACATGAAACACTGTGGAGATCCATCAGAAACACTTGTCAGAAAAGCATTTAAACTTGCTAAATTGAAGTTGGGAGTTATTGGTGTAACTGTAAAGATTATGCCACCAGATATTGTATTACCAGATGAAGTCATCATTAAAGATGAGGAAATTAAAGAAGTTTCTGAAGAGGTTATGGAATAA
- the rpmC gene encoding 50S ribosomal protein L29 codes for MAILRANEIREMSIEEMREKLVELKKELLKENVHKAVGGAPSNPGRVKELKRTIARILTIMNEKKKQML; via the coding sequence ATGGCGATTTTAAGGGCAAATGAAATTAGAGAAATGAGTATAGAAGAGATGAGAGAAAAACTTGTGGAGTTAAAGAAGGAATTGTTAAAAGAAAATGTACACAAAGCAGTTGGTGGAGCACCTTCAAACCCTGGGAGAGTTAAAGAATTAAAAAGAACTATAGCAAGAATATTGACCATAATGAATGAAAAAAAGAAACAAATGCTCTAA
- the yciH gene encoding stress response translation initiation inhibitor YciH encodes MPEICPVCGLPKDLCVCEEIAKEEQKIKVYVTKRRFGKLMTIIEGFDTDLIDIKELSKKLKDICACGGTVKDNAIELQGDHRKKVEEILVKMGFSKDMIDVR; translated from the coding sequence ATGCCCGAGATTTGTCCAGTATGTGGATTACCAAAAGATTTGTGTGTATGTGAAGAAATAGCAAAAGAAGAACAAAAAATAAAAGTATATGTTACAAAAAGAAGATTTGGAAAATTGATGACTATTATAGAGGGGTTTGACACCGACTTAATAGATATTAAAGAATTATCTAAAAAATTGAAAGATATCTGTGCCTGTGGAGGAACTGTAAAAGATAATGCTATCGAATTACAAGGAGACCATAGGAAGAAGGTTGAAGAGATACTTGTTAAAATGGGTTTTTCAAAGGATATGATTGATGTTAGATAA
- the rnp1 gene encoding ribonuclease P protein component 1 yields the protein MITPYNILRHELIGLEVEIVKSRNPSMIGIKGRIIDESRNTLVIEKENGQEVIIPKDIAVFRFKLPTCRVDVDGRLLIGRPEDRLKRKIKELYSY from the coding sequence ATGATAACTCCATATAATATTTTGAGGCATGAACTTATCGGATTAGAAGTGGAGATAGTAAAATCCAGAAACCCATCAATGATTGGCATAAAGGGCAGAATTATAGATGAAAGCAGGAACACCTTAGTAATTGAAAAAGAGAATGGACAAGAGGTAATAATACCAAAAGATATTGCAGTGTTCAGATTTAAACTGCCAACATGCAGAGTGGACGTTGATGGAAGATTACTAATCGGCAGACCAGAGGACAGATTAAAGAGGAAAATAAAAGAACTCTACTCATACTAA
- a CDS encoding 30S ribosomal protein S17 has translation MRNIGIPVNVPEKECNDKNCPFHGTLPVRGQMFEGIVVSDKAHKTVVIKREIVKYLKKYERYEKRTSKLVAHNPECINAKVGDVVRVMECRPISKTKSFVVVEKLGQINEVKGEE, from the coding sequence ATGAGAAACATTGGAATTCCAGTAAATGTTCCTGAAAAAGAATGCAATGACAAAAACTGTCCTTTCCATGGAACATTGCCTGTAAGAGGGCAAATGTTTGAAGGTATAGTAGTTAGTGATAAGGCACACAAAACAGTCGTTATTAAAAGAGAAATTGTAAAATACCTAAAGAAATATGAAAGATACGAAAAAAGAACATCAAAATTAGTTGCTCATAATCCAGAATGCATAAACGCAAAAGTTGGAGATGTTGTTAGAGTTATGGAATGTAGACCAATAAGTAAGACAAAATCATTCGTTGTTGTTGAAAAACTTGGACAGATAAACGAAGTAAAAGGAGAAGAATAA
- a CDS encoding 50S ribosomal protein L14 — protein MKSHGSKVTRALPNGARLVCADNTGARELEIIAVKNYKGVARRLPSAGVGDMVFVSVKKGTPEMRKQVFPAVIIRQKKEIRRPDGTRVKFEDNAAVIVTPDGNPKGSEIKGPVAKEAAERWPGVSRLARIIL, from the coding sequence ATGAAAAGTCATGGTTCAAAAGTTACAAGGGCATTACCAAATGGTGCAAGATTGGTTTGTGCTGACAACACAGGGGCAAGAGAATTAGAAATTATAGCAGTTAAAAACTACAAAGGTGTTGCAAGAAGATTACCTTCCGCTGGAGTAGGGGATATGGTTTTTGTTTCAGTTAAGAAAGGAACTCCTGAAATGAGAAAACAAGTCTTCCCTGCTGTAATTATTAGACAAAAGAAAGAAATCAGAAGACCTGATGGAACAAGGGTTAAATTTGAGGACAACGCTGCCGTTATTGTAACTCCTGATGGAAACCCAAAAGGTTCAGAAATCAAAGGGCCGGTTGCAAAAGAAGCAGCAGAAAGATGGCCAGGTGTTTCAAGATTAGCAAGAATCATCCTATAA
- the rplX gene encoding 50S ribosomal protein L24: MALTKSKQPRKQRKALFNAPLHLRNKIMSAMLSKELKEKFGKNTLPIRKGDVVKIMRGDFKGHQGEVVKVDYDRYRIYVEGAANYKQDGKESPYPIHPSNVMIVKLYDGDEKRFKQIKKE, from the coding sequence GTGGCTTTAACCAAGTCAAAACAACCAAGAAAACAAAGAAAAGCCCTATTTAACGCACCATTACATTTAAGAAACAAAATCATGTCTGCAATGTTGTCAAAAGAATTAAAGGAAAAATTTGGTAAAAACACACTTCCAATCAGAAAAGGAGATGTTGTTAAAATTATGAGAGGGGACTTTAAAGGACATCAGGGAGAAGTTGTTAAAGTGGATTACGATAGATACAGAATTTATGTTGAAGGTGCTGCAAACTACAAACAAGATGGAAAAGAAAGTCCATACCCAATACATCCATCAAATGTAATGATTGTTAAGTTGTATGATGGGGATGAAAAGAGATTCAAACAAATAAAAAAGGAATAA
- a CDS encoding 30S ribosomal protein S4e — protein sequence MANKGPRKHLKRLTAPSNWQIPRKVHKFVVRPLPGPHAMDGSLPLLLIVRDILKYADNAREAKKIIKMGKILVDGRKRKEHKFPVGFMDVISIPDTNEHFRALFDEKGRIVLRPTENPDVKLCRIKNKTVVKGGHIQLNLHDGRNHLIRVSNPTKAEEDVYKTGDVVLMGVPEQEIKAHIPFEVGKLAYITGGKHIGEFVKIVDIEKRVFYPDIITLENSDGEKFKTIKDYVFVIGDEEPIIKL from the coding sequence ATGGCAAATAAAGGACCAAGAAAACATTTGAAAAGACTGACTGCTCCATCAAACTGGCAGATTCCAAGAAAAGTTCACAAGTTCGTTGTAAGGCCATTACCAGGACCACACGCAATGGATGGTTCCTTACCATTGTTGTTGATTGTTAGAGATATTTTAAAATATGCTGATAACGCAAGAGAGGCTAAAAAGATTATTAAAATGGGTAAAATCTTAGTTGATGGAAGAAAGAGGAAAGAACATAAATTCCCTGTTGGTTTTATGGACGTTATATCAATTCCAGATACAAACGAACACTTCAGAGCATTATTTGATGAAAAAGGTAGAATTGTTTTAAGACCAACTGAAAATCCAGATGTTAAGTTGTGTAGAATTAAAAACAAAACTGTTGTTAAAGGAGGGCACATTCAACTCAATTTACACGATGGAAGAAACCACCTCATAAGAGTTTCAAACCCTACAAAGGCTGAAGAGGATGTTTACAAAACAGGGGATGTTGTTTTAATGGGAGTTCCTGAACAGGAAATTAAAGCACACATTCCATTTGAAGTTGGTAAATTGGCATACATTACAGGTGGAAAACACATTGGAGAATTTGTAAAGATAGTTGATATTGAGAAGAGAGTTTTCTACCCCGATATCATAACATTAGAAAACTCTGATGGAGAGAAATTTAAAACAATCAAAGATTATGTATTCGTTATTGGAGACGAAGAACCAATAATCAAATTATAA
- a CDS encoding 50S ribosomal protein L5, translating into MSYQELWNNNPMLKPRIEKVVVNFGVGEAGDRLTKGAKVMEEITGQRPIRTLAKQTNPAFGIRKKLPIGLKVTLRGKKAEEFLKNAFIAFKAEGKKLYESSFDEYGNFSFGIHEHIDFPGQKYDPMIGIYGMDVCVTLERPGYRIKRRKIKRAHIPKRHRVTREEAIEFIEKHFGVEVVREE; encoded by the coding sequence ATGTCATACCAAGAACTTTGGAACAACAACCCAATGTTAAAACCAAGGATTGAAAAAGTTGTGGTCAACTTTGGTGTTGGGGAAGCAGGAGATAGGTTAACAAAAGGAGCAAAGGTTATGGAAGAGATAACTGGGCAAAGACCAATAAGAACCTTGGCAAAGCAAACAAACCCAGCATTTGGAATTAGAAAGAAATTGCCAATTGGATTAAAAGTTACATTAAGAGGAAAGAAAGCAGAGGAATTCTTAAAAAATGCATTCATTGCATTCAAAGCAGAAGGTAAAAAATTGTACGAAAGTTCATTTGACGAGTACGGAAACTTCTCATTCGGTATTCATGAGCACATAGACTTCCCTGGACAGAAGTATGATCCAATGATTGGAATTTATGGAATGGATGTTTGTGTCACCTTAGAGAGACCAGGTTACAGAATTAAGAGGAGAAAAATAAAAAGAGCACACATTCCTAAAAGGCACAGAGTTACAAGAGAGGAAGCAATTGAATTCATTGAGAAACACTTTGGAGTAGAGGTTGTAAGGGAAGAATAA
- a CDS encoding 30S ribosomal protein S14 produces MAKAPWKRKYGIGIRPCQRCGHVGPGLIRKYGLNLCRQCFREVAAKLGFKKYD; encoded by the coding sequence ATGGCAAAAGCACCATGGAAAAGAAAATATGGAATAGGAATAAGACCATGTCAAAGATGTGGACATGTAGGACCAGGATTAATTAGAAAATACGGACTCAATTTATGCAGACAGTGCTTTAGGGAAGTGGCTGCAAAATTAGGATTTAAAAAATATGATTAA
- a CDS encoding 30S ribosomal protein S8: MSLMDPLANALNHLANCERVGKKVVYIKPASKLIGRVLKVMQDHGYIGEFEFIEDGRAGIFKVELIGKINKCGAIKPRYAVKKHEFENFEKKYLPARDFGLLIVSTSQGIMTHYEAKEKGIGGRLISYVF; encoded by the coding sequence ATGAGTTTAATGGACCCACTGGCAAATGCGTTAAACCATTTAGCAAATTGTGAGAGAGTGGGGAAAAAAGTAGTTTACATAAAACCCGCATCAAAGTTGATTGGTAGAGTATTGAAGGTTATGCAAGACCATGGATACATTGGAGAGTTTGAATTTATAGAGGATGGAAGAGCAGGAATATTCAAAGTTGAGTTGATTGGTAAGATAAACAAATGTGGTGCAATTAAACCAAGATATGCTGTTAAGAAACACGAGTTTGAGAACTTTGAAAAGAAATACCTTCCAGCAAGGGACTTTGGTTTGTTGATTGTAAGCACATCTCAAGGAATAATGACACACTATGAAGCAAAGGAAAAAGGAATTGGTGGAAGATTAATTTCCTACGTGTTCTAA
- a CDS encoding 50S ribosomal protein L6, translating to MPVAAFIREEVEIPENVTVDIVGNEVIVKSGGKELKRVFSYPGVEVKKEDNKVVIECEYPRKKQAAIIGTFRAHIKNMIKGVTEGFTYKLKIRYAHFPMKVSVKGNEVIIDNFLGEKYPRRAKILDGVTVKVSGEDVIVTGIDKEKVGQTAANIEQATKIKGRDPRIFQDGIYIVEKAGKVL from the coding sequence ATGCCAGTTGCAGCATTTATAAGGGAAGAGGTGGAAATTCCCGAAAATGTTACTGTAGACATTGTGGGAAATGAAGTTATTGTCAAATCAGGAGGAAAAGAACTTAAAAGAGTTTTCTCATACCCTGGTGTTGAGGTAAAGAAGGAGGACAACAAAGTTGTTATTGAATGTGAATATCCAAGAAAGAAACAAGCCGCTATCATTGGAACATTTAGAGCACACATAAAAAACATGATTAAGGGAGTAACAGAGGGTTTTACATACAAATTAAAGATAAGATATGCCCACTTCCCAATGAAAGTCTCAGTTAAAGGAAATGAAGTTATTATTGATAACTTCTTAGGAGAAAAATATCCAAGAAGAGCAAAAATCCTAGATGGCGTTACAGTTAAAGTTAGCGGTGAAGATGTAATTGTTACAGGAATTGATAAGGAGAAAGTTGGTCAGACTGCTGCAAACATTGAACAGGCAACAAAAATTAAAGGAAGAGATCCAAGGATCTTCCAAGATGGTATTTACATTGTGGAGAAGGCAGGAAAAGTGCTATAA
- a CDS encoding 50S ribosomal protein L32e: MSEFKRLMRVRFKQKMKKPKFLRQEWFRHKRLGEKWRKPKGRHSGMRLQLKHRPAIVKVGYRSPKLVRGLHPSGLEDVLIHNVKELEKLDPKTQGARIAATVGKRKRIEIIKRAEELGVKILNISEEKQKELLGVKGD; the protein is encoded by the coding sequence ATGAGTGAATTTAAAAGATTGATGAGAGTTAGATTCAAGCAAAAGATGAAAAAACCTAAATTCTTAAGACAAGAATGGTTCAGACACAAAAGATTAGGGGAGAAGTGGAGAAAACCAAAAGGGAGACACAGTGGGATGAGATTGCAACTAAAACACAGACCTGCAATTGTTAAAGTTGGATACAGAAGTCCTAAACTTGTTAGAGGTTTACACCCAAGTGGATTGGAAGATGTCCTCATTCACAATGTAAAGGAATTAGAAAAATTAGACCCAAAAACACAAGGGGCAAGGATTGCAGCAACAGTTGGAAAAAGAAAAAGAATTGAAATTATAAAGAGGGCAGAAGAGTTGGGTGTAAAAATACTCAACATTTCAGAAGAAAAACAAAAGGAACTCTTGGGCGTAAAAGGTGATTAA
- a CDS encoding 50S ribosomal protein L19e has product MDVSVQRRMAADILKCGLDRVWVDPEKLDLVKAAITKDDIRALIKDGVIKKKQKKGISSARTKKLKEQKRKGRRRGPGSRRGAKGARTPKKERWMNTIRPLRKLLKEFRDNGTIDRGTYRKLYRMAKGGAFRSRSHMLLYMRDHGILAK; this is encoded by the coding sequence ATGGATGTTTCCGTTCAAAGAAGGATGGCTGCGGATATCTTAAAATGTGGACTTGACAGAGTATGGGTAGACCCGGAGAAGTTGGATTTAGTTAAAGCAGCAATTACGAAGGATGATATAAGGGCATTAATAAAAGATGGAGTAATTAAGAAAAAGCAAAAGAAAGGTATTAGTAGTGCAAGAACCAAAAAATTAAAAGAACAAAAAAGAAAAGGTAGAAGAAGAGGTCCTGGTTCAAGAAGAGGGGCTAAAGGAGCAAGAACTCCTAAAAAAGAAAGATGGATGAACACAATAAGACCTTTGAGAAAGTTGTTGAAAGAGTTTAGAGACAACGGGACAATAGACAGAGGAACATATAGAAAATTGTATAGAATGGCAAAAGGTGGAGCATTCAGAAGTAGAAGCCACATGCTCTTATACATGAGAGACCACGGTATTTTGGCTAAATAA
- a CDS encoding 50S ribosomal protein L18: MARDAKYRVPFRRRREGKTDFRQRLKLLLSEKPRLVARKTLNHIIAQIVLYDEKGDKTVVSAHSRELIKLGYKGHCGNLPSAYLTGLLLGRKAISKGYKEAVLDIGLHRATKGAAIFAVLKGALDAGMEIPYGEEVIPDEDRIRGAHIKAYAELLKNEDEEKYKRQFSKYLEKGLKPEELPEHFDEIKEKIMSSEL; the protein is encoded by the coding sequence ATGGCACGTGATGCTAAATATAGGGTGCCTTTTAGGAGAAGAAGAGAAGGAAAAACAGACTTTAGGCAAAGATTGAAATTGTTGTTGTCAGAAAAACCAAGATTAGTTGCAAGAAAAACATTAAATCACATCATTGCACAGATTGTATTGTATGATGAAAAAGGAGACAAAACAGTTGTTTCAGCACATTCAAGAGAATTAATTAAATTAGGATACAAAGGACACTGTGGAAACCTTCCATCTGCATATTTAACAGGTTTGTTGTTAGGTAGAAAGGCAATTAGCAAAGGATACAAAGAGGCAGTTTTAGATATTGGTTTGCACAGGGCAACAAAAGGAGCAGCAATATTTGCAGTTCTTAAAGGGGCTTTAGATGCAGGTATGGAGATTCCATATGGAGAGGAAGTTATTCCAGATGAGGATAGAATAAGAGGGGCGCACATAAAGGCATATGCAGAACTTTTAAAGAATGAAGATGAAGAAAAATACAAGAGACAATTCTCAAAATACTTAGAAAAGGGATTAAAACCAGAGGAACTCCCAGAGCACTTTGATGAGATAAAGGAAAAAATCATGAGTTCGGAATTATAA
- the rpsE gene encoding 30S ribosomal protein S5 — protein sequence MNRRFDIESWEPKTKVGKMVKEGAITDIDYILDNNLPLLEPEIVDILLPDLEEQVLDVKLVQRMHKSGRRARFRATVVVGNKNGYVGVGMGKAKEVGPAIRKAIAQAKLSIIKIRRGCGSWECGCGLAHSVPFKSRGKCGSVEVELMPAPRGVGLVAGNVAKAVLGLAGVKDIWTKTFGDTRTTYNFAMATFEALKNLNFVRTLDEHKQKLGVIEGKTF from the coding sequence ATGAACAGAAGATTTGACATCGAATCTTGGGAACCTAAAACAAAAGTCGGTAAGATGGTAAAAGAAGGGGCTATAACCGATATTGATTATATCTTAGATAACAACTTACCATTGTTGGAACCAGAAATTGTCGATATCCTCTTACCAGATTTAGAAGAACAAGTTTTGGATGTTAAATTAGTCCAAAGAATGCACAAATCAGGTAGAAGGGCAAGATTTAGAGCAACTGTTGTTGTTGGAAACAAGAATGGTTACGTTGGGGTTGGGATGGGTAAAGCAAAAGAAGTAGGGCCTGCAATAAGAAAGGCAATTGCTCAGGCAAAATTATCAATAATCAAAATAAGAAGAGGTTGCGGATCTTGGGAGTGTGGATGTGGATTGGCTCACTCAGTTCCATTTAAATCAAGAGGAAAATGTGGGAGTGTTGAGGTTGAGTTGATGCCTGCTCCAAGAGGTGTTGGTTTAGTTGCAGGTAATGTTGCAAAGGCAGTTTTAGGTTTAGCGGGGGTAAAAGACATTTGGACAAAAACATTTGGGGACACAAGAACAACATACAACTTCGCAATGGCTACATTTGAGGCCCTCAAAAACTTGAACTTTGTAAGAACATTAGATGAACACAAACAAAAATTAGGCGTCATTGAAGGTAAGACATTCTAA
- a CDS encoding 50S ribosomal protein L30 yields the protein MAYAVVRVRGRVGVRKDIADTLKMLRLHRVNHCVIVPETETFKGMINKVKDYVTYGEIDKDTLVKLILKRGRLPGNKGVDEETIKELMSMSVDELAEKIANGEIKLKDTPLKPVFRLHPPRKGFERGGIKKPFTVGGVLGYRGEKINDLILRMI from the coding sequence ATGGCTTACGCAGTTGTAAGAGTGAGAGGTAGAGTAGGTGTTAGAAAAGACATCGCTGACACACTAAAAATGCTGAGATTGCACAGAGTAAATCACTGTGTAATAGTCCCAGAAACAGAAACATTTAAAGGGATGATAAACAAAGTTAAAGATTATGTAACATATGGAGAGATTGACAAGGACACATTAGTTAAGTTAATATTGAAGAGAGGAAGATTACCAGGAAATAAAGGGGTCGATGAAGAAACAATAAAAGAATTAATGAGCATGAGTGTGGATGAACTTGCTGAGAAAATAGCAAATGGTGAGATTAAATTAAAAGACACACCATTAAAGCCAGTATTTAGATTGCATCCCCCAAGGAAAGGTTTTGAAAGAGGAGGAATCAAAAAACCATTTACAGTTGGGGGAGTATTGGGATACAGAGGAGAAAAAATAAACGACTTAATCTTAAGAATGATTTAA
- a CDS encoding uL15 family ribosomal protein, which translates to MIRKKKKVKKIRGSRTCGYGSHKKHRGSGSRGGKGRAGGLDHKWSYVIKYEPGRYGKYGFKRHPSLIKDLETINVGELEELVLKNKDKFEVEDGKIVVDITELGFEKVLGKGKISTPMIIKAVEFSESAKEKIESAGGEVVEL; encoded by the coding sequence ATGATAAGAAAAAAGAAAAAAGTTAAAAAGATAAGAGGTTCAAGAACCTGCGGTTACGGTTCACACAAAAAGCATAGAGGTTCTGGTAGTAGGGGAGGTAAAGGTAGAGCAGGAGGACTCGACCACAAGTGGTCATATGTTATAAAATATGAACCAGGTAGATATGGTAAGTATGGTTTCAAAAGGCATCCAAGTTTAATTAAAGACCTTGAAACCATTAATGTTGGTGAGTTGGAAGAACTTGTATTGAAGAATAAAGATAAATTTGAAGTTGAAGACGGGAAAATCGTCGTTGATATAACAGAATTAGGCTTTGAAAAAGTCCTTGGTAAAGGAAAAATATCAACACCTATGATTATAAAGGCAGTTGAGTTCTCTGAAAGTGCAAAAGAAAAAATAGAATCTGCTGGTGGAGAGGTTGTTGAATTATAA